The genomic window TGTACATCAGATACGATGATTACCTATATTTCCGGGCGCAGGAAAAGGGTGTTTCCTCTTGGGAAATGCTTCTCGCTGAAAATCATGGAGTCTTAAACTGGGGTTTGTTTTTGCCGGTATTCGTAGCTGTGATAAGTGCCATCATCCATTATACCGAAACAAAACAAGGCGCCTGGAAGAGTCTATTAAGTTTGCCGGTTTCAAGAACTTCAGCGTTTCTATCTAAATTTTCGGTCATTGTTTTTTTCAGCTGGCTATTGATCACTTTGAATTCGCTTGGTCTATTTCTTGTTGGTAAAGTCATTGGCTTTCCGGAGCCGTTTGAAGCCGATTTGTACATGGAATATGTTTTGTACCAATTTGCCGGTATTCTTGGTTCAGCAGCCATTCATAACTGGGTAAGTACACTGTTGAAAAATCAAATAAATGCCATTTTGATCGGATTTCTCGGTATGGTCATTTCAATGATTCTATTATTTCAAGCACCTGATTTAAAGGAATTTTCACCTTATCTTTACCCTTATTTTGCTTATTCGCTTGAGGGAAATGAGCTAGCTGCAGCCATTGTTGGCGGAGTTTTGTCTTGTGCCGTCTTTTTATTAATTGGAATTTTTGAATTTAATAGAAGGGATATTTTATAAGGAGCTATTCCTGTAATGAAGAAATTTGAGGTTTGAAACAAAAAGAGCCCTCTTGGTATAGTACAGGGTGTCAATGCATTGACCCCGAATTAATAATTACCAAGGAGGACTCAAGATGAATTATACGCAAAATCGTAAAATCTCGCAAATTACACCATCAACATTAATTGTAGGCATTGATATCGCCAAAGACAAACACGTCGCTCGAGCTCAGGATGATCGAGGAATCGAATTTGGAAAAAGACTGATCTTTGAAAATCGCATACATGGCTATCAAAAACTGCTTGATTGGGTTTCGAGGCATCAAAAGGAACACCAAAAAACACATGTCATTTTTGGTGTTGAGCCGACCGGTCATTTCTGGCTGAGTCTGGCCTATTTCTTGACTGCTAAAGGTTATGACTTTGTCTTGGTCAATCCTATGCATGTCAAAAAAACTAAAGAGCTGGATGATAACTCTCCAACTAAAAACGATACGAAAGATGCACGTGTGATTGCACAGCTGATTAAAGATGGGCGATACTCCGTACCAAATCTCTTAGATGGCATCTATGCAGAGCTAAGAGAAGGCGTCAAATTAAGAGATCAGCTCATCCAGCAGCTTATGATCACAGAAGGTCGTATTCAAAATCACATCCAGCGTTACTTTCCGGAGTTTTTCGATGTATTTAAAGACTGGGAAGGAAAGGCAGCTCTTTGTACATTAAGAAACTTTCCATTCCCCTCTCAGATTAAAGAAATGACATCAGAAGAAGTTCTTGCGAAATGGAAACAAGAAGTAAACCGTGGTGTAGGAATCAAACGAGCTACAAAGTTAATAGAAGCAGCGAAAAAGAGCATTGGTATCCAAATTGGTATCAAGTTTGCTAAACGTGAATTGGATTATTTACTCGATCAATATGAGCTATACAAAGAGCAATTAGGACAGTTAGATAAGGATCTGGAAGCACTTGTAGTAACGATACCTGGAGCGAAGGAAATGATCAATATTCAAGGCTTAGGTCCTACAACAGTCGCGCTATTCTTCGATGAGGTCGGGGATATAACAAAGTATAGTCATCCCCAGCAATTAGTAAATCTGGCAGGGCTGTCATTACGTGAACATAGTTCCGGGAAGTTTAAGGGGCAAACCAAGATCACAAAACGAGGACGAAGTCGATTGCGAAGAGCTTTATAC from Bacillus methanolicus includes these protein-coding regions:
- a CDS encoding ABC transporter permease, with product MRFLNLVTADFLKQKRGLIWLFLLVIPLGTTSAMFLDMYIRYDDYLYFRAQEKGVSSWEMLLAENHGVLNWGLFLPVFVAVISAIIHYTETKQGAWKSLLSLPVSRTSAFLSKFSVIVFFSWLLITLNSLGLFLVGKVIGFPEPFEADLYMEYVLYQFAGILGSAAIHNWVSTLLKNQINAILIGFLGMVISMILLFQAPDLKEFSPYLYPYFAYSLEGNELAAAIVGGVLSCAVFLLIGIFEFNRRDIL
- a CDS encoding IS110 family transposase, which produces MNYTQNRKISQITPSTLIVGIDIAKDKHVARAQDDRGIEFGKRLIFENRIHGYQKLLDWVSRHQKEHQKTHVIFGVEPTGHFWLSLAYFLTAKGYDFVLVNPMHVKKTKELDDNSPTKNDTKDARVIAQLIKDGRYSVPNLLDGIYAELREGVKLRDQLIQQLMITEGRIQNHIQRYFPEFFDVFKDWEGKAALCTLRNFPFPSQIKEMTSEEVLAKWKQEVNRGVGIKRATKLIEAAKKSIGIQIGIKFAKRELDYLLDQYELYKEQLGQLDKDLEALVVTIPGAKEMINIQGLGPTTVALFFDEVGDITKYSHPQQLVNLAGLSLREHSSGKFKGQTKITKRGRSRLRRALYLAIRPLVAHNPTFKALHQYYTKRPDRPLKKQQSLIALCCKLLRVLFVIGQKQCEFDGSKLLRGLPQIDSLQAA